The DNA sequence CTGCTGGTCGCCGCGCTGCTGCACGACATCGGCAAGGGCTGGCCCGGCGACCACTCGGTGGCCGGGGAGACCATCGTCCGCGATGTCGCCGCCCGCGTCGGCTTCGACCGCGCGGACGTCTCGGTCCTCGCCACCCTCGTACGCCACCATCTGCTGCTCATCGAGACCGCCACCCGCCGCGACCTGGACGACCCGGCCACGGTGCGCTCGGTCGCCGAGGCCGTCGGCACCGCCAGCACCCTGGAGCTGCTGCACGCCCTCACCGAGGCCGACGCGCTCGCCACCGGGCCCGCGGCCTGGAGCGCCTGGCGCGGCTCCCTCGTCGCCGACCTGGTCAAGCGGGTCTCGGCGGTGCTCGCGGGCGAACCCGAGGACGACTGGTCCACCCCGCAGCGGACGACGGCCGAACAAGAGCGGCTCGCGGTCGAGGCATGGCGCACCGGCGGCCCGGTGCTGGCCCTGCACGCACGCTCCGAGGCGCTGCCGCCGGGCGAGGCGGGCCTCCTTACGGACAGCACCGAGGGACCTTCGGAGGACGGGACCACCGGCTCCGAGCCGATCGGCGTGGAACTGCTCATCGCCGTCCCCGACCAGCCCGGCATCCTGCCCGCGGCGGCCGGCGTCCTGGCCCTGCACCGCCTTACGGTGCGCGCGGCGGATCTGCGCGCCGTCGAGCTGCCGTCGGAGCTGGAAGCCGGGGGCGGCACGGGCGGAGTGCTGCTGCTGAGCTGGCGGGTGGCGGCCGAGTACGGTTCGCTGCCGCAGGCCGCCCGGCTGCGCAACGACCTGCTCCGGGTCCTGGACGGCTCGCTCGACATCGCCGCCCGGCTCGCCGAGCGCGAGGCCGCCTACCGCAAGTACCCGCGCCGCCGCGGGGTGCACGCCCCGCCACCGCGGGTGACGGTCGCGCCCGGCAGCTCCCAGCTCGCCACGGTGATCGAGGTCCGCGCCCAGGACGCACCCGGTCTGCTGCACCGGATCGGCCGCGCCCTGGAGGACGCCGGAGTCGCGGTGCGCAGCGCCCATGTCTCCACCCTCGGCGCCAACGCGGTGGACGCGTTCTACGTCACGGACGGCTCCGGCGCGCCCCTGAAGCCCATGCGGGCGGCCGAGGTGGCCCAGGAGGTCGAGCGGGCGCTGCGGTAGCGGCGGGGAGGGAGCCGGACGGCGCGCGGGGAGCCCTGGCGGGGAGGCGTGGCAGGGAGCCGCGGCGGGCAGGCGCCCGAGCGGCGCACGGCCCCCAGGGGCAGACCGTTCGCCCGGCGGGCGGATACCCTTGGAGGCCGACCACCGACCCGACATCCGAGCGAAGGATTCGCGACCACCGTGTTCGATACCCTCTCCGATCGCCTCGCAGCGACTTTCAAGAACCTCCGGGGCAAGGGCCGCCTCAGCGAGGCGGACATCGACGCCACGTCGCGTGAGATCCGGATCGCCCTGCTCGAGGCCGATGTCGCGCTGCCCGTCGTACGGTCGTTCATCAAGAGCGTCAAGGAGCGGAGTCTGGGCGCGGAGGTCTCCCAGGCGCTCAACCCCGCCCAGCAGGTCATCAAGATCGTCAACGAGGAGCTGATCGGCATCCTCGGCGGCGACGCCCGACGCCTCCGCTTCGCCAAGCAGCCGCCGACCGTGATCATGCTCGCGGGTCTGCAGGGCGCCGGTAAGACCACGCTCGCCGGAAAGCTCGGCCGCTGGCTGAAGGGCCAGGGCCACGCCCCGCTGCTCGTCGCCTGTGACCTCCAGCGCCCCAACGCCGTCAACCAGCTCTCGGTGGTCGCGGAGCGGGCCGGCGTCGCGGTCTTCGCCCCCGAGCCGGGCAACGGCGTCGGCGACCCGGTGAAGGTGGCGCAGGACTCGATCGAATTCGCCCGGACCAAGCAGCACGACGTCGTGATCGTCGACACCGCGGGCCGCCTCGGTATCGACGAGGAGCTGATGCGGCAGGCCGCCGACATCCGCGACGCGGTCCGCCCGGACGAGGTCCTCTTCGTCGTCGACGCGATGATCGGCCAGGACGCGGTGAACACCGCGGAGGCGTTCCGCGACGGCGTCGGATTCGACGGTGTGGTGCTCTCCAAGCTCGACGGCGACGCGCGCGGCGGTGCCGCGCTGTCCATCGCGCACGTCACCGGCCGCCAGATCATGTTCGCCTCCAACGGCGAGAAGCTGGACGACTTCGACGCGTTCCACCCGGACCGCATGGCGTCCCGCATCCTGGGCATGGGCGACATGCTCAGCCTGATCGAGAAGGCCGAGCAGACCTTCAGCCAGCAAGAGGCCGAGAAGATGGCGGCCAAGCTGGCGAAGGGTCCCAAGGAGTTCACGCTCGACGACTTCCTGGCCCAGATGGAGCAGGTCCGCAAGATGGGCTCCATCTCCAAGCTGCTCGGCATGCTGCCGGGCATGGGCCAGATGAAGGACCAGATCAACAACCTGGACGAGCGGGACGTGGACCGCACCGCGGCCATCATCAAGTCGATGACCCCGGCCGAGCGCCAGGACCCCACGATCATCAACGGCTCGCGCCGCGCCCGTATCGCCCGTGGTTCCGGTGTCGAGGTGAGCGCGGTCAAGAACCTGGTCGAGCGGTTCTTCGACGCGCGCAAGATGATGTCGAAGATGGCCCAGGGCGGCATGCCGGGGATGCCCGGGATGCCGGGCATGCCGGGCATGGGTGGCGGCACCAAGCGCAAGGGCAAGCAGCAGAAGAAGGCCAAGGGCAAGCAGCGCTCCGGCAACCCCATGAAGCGCAAGGCCGAGGAGCAGGCCGCCGCGGCGCGCCGTGAGCAGGGCGGCGCGTTCGGGCTGCCCGCCGGCGGCCAGGGCGGCCAGGACTTCGAACTCCCCGAGGAGTTCAAGAAGTTCATGGGCTGAGCCCACTCCGGGCTCCCGAGCCGTCTCCGGACGAAACGAACCGTAAGGCCCCTGCGCGCACCCTCAGTGGCCTTACGGTTCGGTCGCGTTCAGACGCGGCAGATCAGATAGCGGAACACATTGGGCATCCACACCGTGCCGTCCGCGCGCTGGTGCGGATGGAGCGCCTCGATGATCTCCTTGCGGACCTGGGTCGGGTCCGTGGCCCGCTCCGCCGCGTCGAACAGCCCCGTCGACAGCAGTCCGCGCACCGCGCTGTCCATATCGGCGTACCCGAACGGACAGGCCACCCGGCCCGATCCGTCCGGCCGCAGCCCGGCCCGCGCGGCCAGCTCCTCCAGGTCGTCCCGGCCGCACGGCCGCCAGCGGCGGTAGCCGGGGGAGCGCATCGGGTCGGCGAGCCGGGCGCCCACCCGCAGCACCCCGGAGGTGGCGCAGCGCTCCGGCGGCCCCCATCCGGCGAGCACCACGGCCCCGCCGCGCTCGGTGAGCGCGGCGGCGTCCGCGAGCGCGGCCGCCGCGGCGGACACCGCCCCGCCGGGGTCTTCCGCGGCCGGCGCCGACAGCGGCTCGAAGGCGGTCACCACGGTGAAGGCCGCGTCCGCCGCGGCCTCCCGTACCCAAGCGTTCTCCGGGCCGCCGGGACCCAGCCGGGCCGGCCGCGCCGCGTCGCCCCGCGGCGCGCCCGGGGCCGTCAGCCGCTCCCGTGCCAGGTCCAGGCGCCGCTCGTCCGTGTCCACCCCGCAGACCGCGGCGCCGCGTGCGGCCGCCATGAGGAGGGCGAGCCCCGAGCCGCAGCCCAGGCCCAGCAGCCGGGTTCCGGCGCCGACGTCCAGCCGGTCGTACACGGCCTCGTACAGCGGGACCAGCATCCGCTCCTGGATCTCCGCCCAGTCGCGGGTGCGGGCGTGGGCGTCCGTCGTGTGCGATGAGGAGGAGGGGTGCGGGCGGTGCCGCCGTACGAGCGTAGGTGTCATCGCAAGGGCCCCAATCAGCGAAGAGCAGTGCCGTCGTCAGATTCGGTGTCGCATCCGCCGTCGTGCGCTGTGGCGTCCCACCCCCATATGCCAGGGAACTCCGCATCCGTCCCCGCGTCCAGAGCTTTCACGGCCGTGCTTGCGTGCCCCCTTTGTGCGCCCCCGCGCACCTGTGTGTCCGACTCGCTCCCGGAACCGCCCCCCCTGACCTCAGCCGGTCCTCCGCCGGTCCTCGGACGGCCTGGGGTGATGGCCGGCACGGATCGGCGCGTTTGGCCCGATTCACGGTTCTGTGCACCGGCGCCGTACGATCGGCGCCATGGTCAAGGCTCCCGTGCTCACCCCGCGGGCGGAGGACTTCCCCCGCTGGTACCAGGATGTGCTCAACAAGGCCGAGCTGGCGGACAACGGCCCGGTGCGCGGCACCATGGTGATCCGACCGTACGGGTACGGGCTGTGGGAGCGGATGCAGCAGGACATGGACGCCCGCATCAAGGCGGTCGGCGTCCAGAACGCGTACTTCCCCCTCTTCATCCCCCAGTCCTATCTGGCCAAAGAGGCCGACCACGTTGAGGGGTTCGCGCCGGAGCTCGCGGTCGTCACCCATGGCGGCGGTAAGGAGCTCGAGGAGCCGGTCGTCGTCCGGCCCACCTCCGAGACGATCGTCAACGAGTACTTCTCCAAGTGGGTGCGGAGCTACCGCGATCTGCCGCTGCTGATCAACCAGTGGGCCAATGTGGTGCGTTGGGAGCTGCGGCCGCGGCTGTTCCTGCGGACGACCGAGTTCCTCTGGCAGGAGGGCCACACCGCGCACGCGTCGTACGAGGACGCCCGGGACTTCGCCGCCCGGATCCACCGCGAGGTCTACGCCCGGTTCATGGCGGACGTCCTGGCGATGGACGTGGTCCTGGGCCGCAAGACCGCCCGGGAGCGGTTCGCCGGCGCCCTCAACACCCTGACCCTCGAAGGGATGATGGGCGACGGCAAGGCGTTGCAGCTGGGCACCAGCCATGAGCTCGGCCAGAACTTCGCCAGGGCCTTCCACACCAGCTATCTGTCCAAGGACGGGGAGCAGGAGCTGGTCTGGCAGACCTCCTGGGGCAGCACCACCCGGATGGTCGGCGCGCTGGTGATGATGCACGGCGACGACAACGGTCTGCGGATCCCGCCCCGGCTGGCCCCGATCCAGGTCGTGGTGCTGGCGGTCAAGGGTGATGACGCGGTGCTCGCCAAGGTCCGCGAGCTCGGCGAGCAGCTGACCGCGGCGGGTGTGCGGGTCCACGTCGACGACCGTACGGACACCCCCTTCGGCCGCCGCGCGGTCGACTGGGAGCTCAAGGGGGTACCGGTCCGGGTCGAGATCGGCCCGCGCGACCTGGAGGCCGGCACGGCGATGGTGGCGAGGCGGATCCCCGGCGGCAAGGAGCCGTTGCGCGCCGAGCTGCTGCCGGAGCTGCTGCCCAAGGTCCTGGAGGAGGACCAGGCGCTGCTGTTGCGGCAGGCTCGTGAGCGCCGTAAGGCGCGCACCACGGAGGTGACGACCGTGGAGGAGGCCGCCGAGGCCGCGGCGGCGGGCGGCTGGGCCCGCATCCGGTGGGCGGACCTGGGGCCGGAGGGCGAGGCGGCGCTCGCCGAGCGGTCCGTGTCCGTCCGGTGTCTGGTCACCGAGGACGGGGCGGTGCCGGACGCCGATGACGCGCCCGGTAACGTCGCGTTCGTCGCGAGGGCCTACTGAACCGGTACGTACCGGCTTGATGCGCGGTGCGTGGCTCATCCACACATTGACGCACCCGCCCCTCGTCGCGGCACATCACCGCGAACTGACTGGTACGTGCAAATTATTTGGGATGCCCCGGAATCGGAACACCGGACCACTCCTGCTCGTTAGCACGACGTGAGCACGACACCACCTGTTCTCGCCGCAGAGCTGGCGCAGGCGTGGGCCGACATTCAACGGCACCACCCCGAGCTGCCGGATCTCGCCGCGCCCGAATCGCTGATCGGAGAGTCGTCGTCCGCATGTGGCGCCGAGCTCTCCTTCGAACGGCTGCTGCATGAGGCAGTCCATGGGATCGCCGCCGCCCGCGGTGTCCGTGACACCTCACGCGCCGGCCGCTACCACAACCGCCGGTTCCTGGCGATCGCCGAGGAGCTGGGGCTGGACCACCCCGAGGAGCCGCATCCCAGCAGCGGCTTCTCGCTGGTCACCCTCAGTCCCGAGGCGAGAAAGCGCTACCGGACCACGATCGACCGCCTCCAGCGCGCGCTCAAGGCCCACACCGTGGCGACCACCGCCGAGACCTCCCGTACCTTCCGCGGGCCCGCCGCGCGGCACGGTTCGTCCGGGGGCGGTGTCCGGGTGAAGGCGGTGTGCGACTGCGGCCGCAATGTCCGCGTCGTCCCGTCGGTGCTGGCCCAGGCGCCGATCATGTGCGGTGGATGCGGTAAGCCGTTCCGCATTCCGGAGCCGGTGGCCGCGGTCGGCTGACCTGTCACGGTGTGGCAGAATGGTCTGCTGTACTCGACAGCCGACCAGGACCCCTCTCTCCTCCGGCTGACGCGTCCATCGGGCACTCGGGTACCGCAACCCCACGCGGCACGTCGCAGTGCTCAACCACGTCAAGACCAGGAGACACCACTCCCGTGGCAGTCAAGATCAAGCTGAAGCGTCTGGGCAAGATCCGTTCGCCTCACTACCGCATCGTCGTCGCCGACTCCCGCACCCGCCGTGACGGCCGGGCCATCGAGGAGATCGGGCTGTACCACCCGGTGCAGAACCCGTCGCGCATCGAGGTGGACTCGGAGCGTGTGCAGCACTGGCTGAAGGTCGGCGCGCAGCCGACCGAGCCGGTGCTGGCCATCCTGAAGGTCACCGGTGACTGGCAGAAGTTCAAGGGCCTGCCCGCCCCGGCCCCGATGAAGGTCGCCGAGCCGAAGGCCGACAAGCGCGCCCTGTTCGAGGCGGCCGCCAAGGACGCCGGTGACGAGCCGAAGGGTGAGGCGATCACCCCGAAGGCGAAGAAGGCCGACAAGAAGTCGGACGAGGCGGCCGGGTCCGCTGAGTCCACCGCGTCGACCGAGGCCTGAGGATGCTCGAGGAAGCCCTCGAGCACCTGGTGAAGGGCATCGTCGACAACCCCGACGACGTGCAGGTGGCCTCGCGCAACCTGCGGCGTGGGCGTGTGCTGGAGGTCCGGGTGCACCCCGATGACCTCGGCAAGGTGATCGGCCGCAACGGCCGCACCGCACGCGCCCTGCGCACCGTCGTGGGCGCCATCGGCGGCCGTGGGATCCGCGTCGACCTCGTCGACGTCGATCAGGTCCGCTGAGGCGATCAAGAAGAGCACCGGCACGGGCCGGGGAGGGCTTTGGGCCGTCCCCGGCCCGTGTGTGTGAAGGGACATCGCATCGTGCAGTTGGTTGTCGCGCGGATCGGCCGTGCCCATGGCATCAAGGGCGAGGTCACCGTCGAGGTGCGGACGGACGAGCCGGAGCTGCGGCTCGGCCCGGGGGCCGTGCTGACCACCGAGCCCGCCTCGGCCGGGCCGTTGACCATCGAGTCCGGCCGGGTGCACAGCGGCCGGCTGCTGCTGCGCTTCGAGGGGGTGCGGGACCGCAACGCCGCGGAGGCGCTGCGCAACACCCTGCTGATCGC is a window from the Streptomyces luomodiensis genome containing:
- the ffh gene encoding signal recognition particle protein codes for the protein MFDTLSDRLAATFKNLRGKGRLSEADIDATSREIRIALLEADVALPVVRSFIKSVKERSLGAEVSQALNPAQQVIKIVNEELIGILGGDARRLRFAKQPPTVIMLAGLQGAGKTTLAGKLGRWLKGQGHAPLLVACDLQRPNAVNQLSVVAERAGVAVFAPEPGNGVGDPVKVAQDSIEFARTKQHDVVIVDTAGRLGIDEELMRQAADIRDAVRPDEVLFVVDAMIGQDAVNTAEAFRDGVGFDGVVLSKLDGDARGGAALSIAHVTGRQIMFASNGEKLDDFDAFHPDRMASRILGMGDMLSLIEKAEQTFSQQEAEKMAAKLAKGPKEFTLDDFLAQMEQVRKMGSISKLLGMLPGMGQMKDQINNLDERDVDRTAAIIKSMTPAERQDPTIINGSRRARIARGSGVEVSAVKNLVERFFDARKMMSKMAQGGMPGMPGMPGMPGMGGGTKRKGKQQKKAKGKQRSGNPMKRKAEEQAAAARREQGGAFGLPAGGQGGQDFELPEEFKKFMG
- a CDS encoding methyltransferase domain-containing protein, which produces MTPTLVRRHRPHPSSSSHTTDAHARTRDWAEIQERMLVPLYEAVYDRLDVGAGTRLLGLGCGSGLALLMAAARGAAVCGVDTDERRLDLARERLTAPGAPRGDAARPARLGPGGPENAWVREAAADAAFTVVTAFEPLSAPAAEDPGGAVSAAAAALADAAALTERGGAVVLAGWGPPERCATSGVLRVGARLADPMRSPGYRRWRPCGRDDLEELAARAGLRPDGSGRVACPFGYADMDSAVRGLLSTGLFDAAERATDPTQVRKEIIEALHPHQRADGTVWMPNVFRYLICRV
- the proS gene encoding proline--tRNA ligase, which codes for MVKAPVLTPRAEDFPRWYQDVLNKAELADNGPVRGTMVIRPYGYGLWERMQQDMDARIKAVGVQNAYFPLFIPQSYLAKEADHVEGFAPELAVVTHGGGKELEEPVVVRPTSETIVNEYFSKWVRSYRDLPLLINQWANVVRWELRPRLFLRTTEFLWQEGHTAHASYEDARDFAARIHREVYARFMADVLAMDVVLGRKTARERFAGALNTLTLEGMMGDGKALQLGTSHELGQNFARAFHTSYLSKDGEQELVWQTSWGSTTRMVGALVMMHGDDNGLRIPPRLAPIQVVVLAVKGDDAVLAKVRELGEQLTAAGVRVHVDDRTDTPFGRRAVDWELKGVPVRVEIGPRDLEAGTAMVARRIPGGKEPLRAELLPELLPKVLEEDQALLLRQARERRKARTTEVTTVEEAAEAAAAGGWARIRWADLGPEGEAALAERSVSVRCLVTEDGAVPDADDAPGNVAFVARAY
- the rpsP gene encoding 30S ribosomal protein S16, producing the protein MAVKIKLKRLGKIRSPHYRIVVADSRTRRDGRAIEEIGLYHPVQNPSRIEVDSERVQHWLKVGAQPTEPVLAILKVTGDWQKFKGLPAPAPMKVAEPKADKRALFEAAAKDAGDEPKGEAITPKAKKADKKSDEAAGSAESTASTEA
- a CDS encoding RNA-binding protein encodes the protein MLEEALEHLVKGIVDNPDDVQVASRNLRRGRVLEVRVHPDDLGKVIGRNGRTARALRTVVGAIGGRGIRVDLVDVDQVR